In one Winogradskyella sp. MH6 genomic region, the following are encoded:
- a CDS encoding Rne/Rng family ribonuclease, producing the protein MNKELIVRSSSDIVDFALLKDGKLIELHKDEEDNNFAVGDIFIAKIRKVIPGLNAAFVNVGYEKDGFLHYHDLGPKLPSLLKFIKRVSTGKLRDYSLKDFPFEKDLDKNGSIANALKSNQSILVQVVKEPISTKGPRISSELSIAGRYIVLVPFSNRISISQKIESQEEKDRLKRLVKSITPKGFGVIIRTVAEGKKVAELDSDLQNLLARWTAMCKKLYKAHHPTKVLGEMNKASSILRDIFNDSFSGIVVDDEELYIQVKDYVQKIAPKKESIVKYYKNGIPVFEKYGIERQIKTSFGKTVSMAKGAYLVIEHTEAMHVIDVNSGNRSNKEKSQEDTALEVNLISATEIARQLRLRDMGGIIVVDFIDMGRAENRKQLYNHLREEMKDDKAKHKILPPSKFGLVQITRQRVRPERNIKTKEENPNLIGGDEIEAPIKVVQRIKQDLERIIKKDYKKITLNAHPFIAAFLTKGYPSVRTKWFFEHKKWVKIIPRDAYTYLEYHFFDKDGNKIN; encoded by the coding sequence AGTTCAGATATTGTTGATTTTGCCTTATTAAAGGATGGAAAACTTATTGAATTACACAAAGATGAAGAGGATAACAACTTTGCAGTAGGCGATATTTTTATCGCCAAAATCCGTAAAGTAATTCCAGGATTAAATGCAGCTTTCGTTAACGTAGGCTACGAAAAAGATGGTTTTTTACACTATCATGATCTTGGACCAAAATTACCTTCACTTTTAAAATTCATTAAGCGTGTAAGCACAGGAAAATTAAGAGATTATAGTCTCAAAGACTTTCCGTTTGAAAAAGATTTAGACAAAAATGGCAGTATTGCCAATGCGCTTAAATCTAATCAATCAATTTTAGTACAAGTAGTAAAAGAACCAATTTCTACAAAAGGACCTCGCATTAGTTCAGAATTGTCTATTGCAGGTAGATACATTGTTTTGGTGCCTTTTTCTAATCGAATTTCAATTTCTCAAAAAATTGAATCACAAGAAGAAAAAGATCGCTTAAAACGATTGGTAAAAAGTATCACTCCAAAAGGATTTGGTGTTATTATCCGTACTGTAGCAGAAGGCAAAAAAGTTGCCGAGCTAGATAGTGATTTACAGAATTTGCTGGCAAGATGGACAGCAATGTGTAAAAAGTTGTACAAAGCACATCACCCAACAAAAGTTTTGGGAGAAATGAATAAAGCATCCTCTATTCTTAGAGATATCTTTAATGATTCATTCTCTGGTATTGTTGTAGATGACGAAGAATTGTACATACAAGTAAAAGATTACGTGCAAAAAATTGCACCAAAAAAAGAGTCTATTGTAAAGTACTATAAAAATGGTATTCCGGTTTTTGAAAAATATGGCATAGAACGCCAAATAAAAACATCGTTTGGAAAAACCGTTTCTATGGCTAAAGGAGCTTATCTTGTAATAGAACATACCGAAGCTATGCATGTTATAGATGTAAATAGTGGTAACCGTTCTAACAAAGAAAAAAGCCAAGAAGACACAGCCTTAGAGGTAAATTTAATTTCTGCAACCGAAATTGCCCGTCAATTACGCCTCCGCGATATGGGAGGAATCATTGTAGTTGATTTTATAGATATGGGCAGAGCAGAAAACCGAAAACAACTTTACAATCATCTCCGCGAAGAGATGAAAGATGACAAAGCAAAGCATAAAATATTGCCGCCGAGTAAGTTTGGTTTAGTGCAAATTACCAGACAGCGCGTTAGGCCAGAACGCAATATTAAAACAAAAGAAGAAAATCCTAATCTCATAGGTGGAGATGAAATAGAAGCACCAATTAAAGTTGTGCAACGTATTAAGCAAGACCTAGAAAGGATTATTAAAAAAGACTATAAAAAGATAACCTTAAATGCACATCCTTTTATAGCAGCCTTTTTAACCAAAGGCTATCCATCTGTACGTACAAAGTGGTTCTTTGAACACAAAAAATGGGTAAAAATTATACCCAGAGATGCTTACACATATCTTGAATATCATTTTTTTGATAAAGATGGTAACAAAATCAATTAA